One Epinephelus lanceolatus isolate andai-2023 chromosome 10, ASM4190304v1, whole genome shotgun sequence genomic region harbors:
- the etfb gene encoding electron transfer flavoprotein subunit beta, which yields MSGRVLVGVKRVIDYAVKIRVKPDNTSVVTDGVKHSMNPFCEIAVEEAVKMKEKKLIKEVVAVSCGPQQAQETIRTALAMGADRGIHVQVTGKDYETLGPLQVSKIMAALAKKEDAQLVILGKQAIDDDCNQTGQMTAALLDWPQGTFASEVSLEGDKLKVVREIDGGLETIKINTPAVLTADLRLNTPRYATLPNIMKAKKKKIANVNPADLGVDITSRLEVLRVDEPPQRQAGVKVETVEDLVSKLKETGTV from the exons ATGTCTGGTCGTGTCCTCGTCGGTGTTAAGCGTGTCATTGACTATGCTGTAAAG ATTCGCGTGAAGCCGGACAACACCAGCGTGGTGACGGATGGCGTTAAGCACTCAATGAACCCCTTCTGTGAGATCGCTGTGGAGGAGGCGGTCaagatgaaggagaagaagctCATTAAGGAGGTTGTGGCTGTCAGCTGCGGGCCACAGCAAGCACAG GAGACCATCCGTACCGCCCTCGCCATGGGAGCAGACCGTGGCATTCACGTGCAGGTGACCGGGAAGGACTATGAAACCCTGGGACCCCTGCAGGTCTCCAAGATCATGGCTGCTTTGGCCAAGAAGGAGGATGCTCAACTCGTCATCCTCGGCAAACAG GCCATCGATGATGACTGCAATCAGACTGGCCAGATGACTGCAGCCTTACTGGACTGGCCTCAG GGTACCTTTGCATCAGAGGTGTCACTGGAAGGAGACAAACTGAAAGTGGTTAGAGAAATCGATGGCGGCCTGGAAACTATTAAGATCAACACACCAGCAGTGCTTACCGCAGACCTCCGACTAAACACCCCCAGATATGCCACCCTGCCCAACATCATG AAagccaagaagaagaagatcgcTAATGTGAACCCTGCAGACTTGGGGGTGGACATCACGTCACGGTTGGAGGTGTTGAGAGTGGATGAGCCTCCGCAGAGACAGGCTGGAGTGAAGGTGGAGACGGTGGAAGACCTAGTGAGCAAACTTAAGGAGACAGGGACGGTATAG